A single region of the Drosophila takahashii strain IR98-3 E-12201 chromosome 2R, DtakHiC1v2, whole genome shotgun sequence genome encodes:
- the LOC138912526 gene encoding uncharacterized protein isoform X1: protein MDDDPEKDEEAKSQSQPIVRSDVSEEALVEREHRSIVYTSPVGVSKGTDTTDDPLPPRKKKKKIPPAVPAKKHAGETDSQTDAASAESAESTVSAPRSQPSSLLRSASSEFPSSSTQSSHTEHKTQRSRSLDRESYSSEEEMRRELASRSKIFRTRHIDYDTAEVLKEGKVDSQEQQESEYHPGGSTSFHWRLSASSLNVQDDGCVAGVTGFLVTALAMALLIMISWFIISQMDFILKVVTWLAQSLDESMQIFSAERPEGENRRLDEFPERDPRNMGTV, encoded by the exons ATGGATGATGATCCCGAAAAGGACGAGGAGGCGAAGAGTCAATCCCAGCCAATCGTGCGAAGCGATGTCTCCGAAGAGGCTCTGGTGGAGCGTGAGCATCGCTCAATAGTCTATACAAGTCCAGTTGGAGTGTCCAAGGGCACCGATACGACGGATGATCCTTTGCCGCCgcggaagaagaaaaaaaagattccACCAGCGGTGCCGGCGAAGAAACATGCTGGTGAAACGGACTCCCAAACGGATGCAGCGAGTGCCGAGAGTGCGGAGAGCACAGTCAGTGCTCCAAGATCACAACCCTCCTCGCTCCTCCGATCGGCCAGCAGTGAATTCCCCTCCAGCTCCACGCAATCTTCTCACACAGAACATAAAACACAACGAAGTCGTTCTCTGGATAGAGAGAGCTACTCCTCCGAGGAGGAGATGCGCAGGGAACTGGCGTCTAGGTCCAAGATATTTAGGACCCGACATATAGACTATGATACGGCTGAAGTGCTGAAGGAGGGGAAGGTCGATAGCCAGGAGCAACAGGAGAGCGAATACCATCCAGGTGGCAGCACCTCATTTCACTGGCGCCTTTCCGCCTCCTCACTCAATGTTCAGGATGATGGCTGTGTCGCCGGG GTAACTGGTTTCCTGGTAACTGCCTTGGCCATGGCTCTGCTCATTATGATCTCCTGGTTCATCATCTCCCAAATGGATTTTATTCTGAAAGTGGTCACATGGTTGGCCCAATCGCTCGATGAGTCCATGCAAATCTTTTCGGCTGAACGACCGGAGGGGGAAAATCGGCGGCTCGATGAATTCCCCGAAAGAGATCCCCGAAATATGGGTACCGTGTGA
- the LOC138912526 gene encoding uncharacterized protein isoform X2 — protein sequence MDDDPEKDEEAKSQSQPIVRSDVSEEALVEREHRSIVYTSPVGVSKGTDTTDDPLPPRKKKKKIPPAVPAKKHAGETDSQTDAASAESAESTVSAPRSQPSSLLRSASSEFPSSSTQSSHTEHKTQRSRSLDRESYSSEEEMRRELASRSKIFRTRHIDYDTAEVLKEGKVDSQEQQESEYHPGGSTSFHWRLSASSLNVQDDGCVAGSFSR from the exons ATGGATGATGATCCCGAAAAGGACGAGGAGGCGAAGAGTCAATCCCAGCCAATCGTGCGAAGCGATGTCTCCGAAGAGGCTCTGGTGGAGCGTGAGCATCGCTCAATAGTCTATACAAGTCCAGTTGGAGTGTCCAAGGGCACCGATACGACGGATGATCCTTTGCCGCCgcggaagaagaaaaaaaagattccACCAGCGGTGCCGGCGAAGAAACATGCTGGTGAAACGGACTCCCAAACGGATGCAGCGAGTGCCGAGAGTGCGGAGAGCACAGTCAGTGCTCCAAGATCACAACCCTCCTCGCTCCTCCGATCGGCCAGCAGTGAATTCCCCTCCAGCTCCACGCAATCTTCTCACACAGAACATAAAACACAACGAAGTCGTTCTCTGGATAGAGAGAGCTACTCCTCCGAGGAGGAGATGCGCAGGGAACTGGCGTCTAGGTCCAAGATATTTAGGACCCGACATATAGACTATGATACGGCTGAAGTGCTGAAGGAGGGGAAGGTCGATAGCCAGGAGCAACAGGAGAGCGAATACCATCCAGGTGGCAGCACCTCATTTCACTGGCGCCTTTCCGCCTCCTCACTCAATGTTCAGGATGATGGCTGTGTCGCCGGG TCCTTCTCTAGGTAA